From the Longimicrobium sp. genome, one window contains:
- the hemQ gene encoding hydrogen peroxide-dependent heme synthase: MPAIPPATLEGWYALHQVFALDWAALRAADATALATEARRLMEALAPAGEGWSAAFRIAAGDGADLLLVHFRPTLDEVAALQTRVKASALGPYLRTVYDYLSVTEAGLYHATAQAAREHGAGTAEFRAALEASKAQELASAHVRSRLYPEVPEGMRYLSFYPMTKRRTGAENWYTLDVAERSRLMRDHGMTGRQYAGRVFQVITGSVGFDEWEWGVTLFARDPLEFKRIVTEMRYDEASALYGEFGRFFTGIRLAPADWEGILGAGSA; encoded by the coding sequence ATGCCCGCGATTCCGCCCGCCACCCTCGAAGGCTGGTACGCCCTCCACCAGGTGTTCGCCCTGGACTGGGCCGCCCTGCGCGCCGCCGATGCCACCGCGCTCGCCACCGAGGCGCGCCGGCTGATGGAAGCACTCGCCCCCGCGGGCGAGGGGTGGAGCGCCGCCTTCCGCATCGCCGCGGGCGACGGGGCGGACCTGCTGCTCGTCCACTTCCGCCCCACGCTGGACGAGGTGGCCGCCCTGCAGACGAGGGTGAAGGCGTCCGCGCTGGGCCCCTACCTGCGCACCGTGTACGACTACCTCTCGGTGACCGAGGCGGGGCTGTACCACGCCACGGCGCAGGCGGCGCGGGAGCACGGCGCGGGAACGGCGGAGTTCAGGGCGGCGCTGGAGGCGTCCAAGGCCCAGGAGCTCGCATCCGCGCACGTGCGCTCCAGGCTGTACCCCGAAGTGCCCGAGGGGATGCGCTACCTCTCCTTCTACCCCATGACCAAGCGCCGCACGGGGGCGGAGAACTGGTACACGCTGGACGTGGCGGAGCGCAGCCGCCTGATGCGCGACCACGGGATGACGGGGCGGCAGTACGCCGGGCGCGTCTTTCAGGTGATCACCGGCTCGGTGGGGTTCGACGAGTGGGAGTGGGGAGTGACGCTCTTTGCGCGCGACCCGCTGGAGTTCAAGCGCATCGTCACGGAGATGAGGTACGACGAAGCGAGCGCGCTGTACGGAGAGTTCGGGCGGTTCTTCACGGGCATTCGTCTTGCTCCCGCGGATTGGGAAGGAATCCTCGGGGCAGGTTCCGCGTGA
- a CDS encoding ABC transporter permease, translating into MNLSTPFAIIGGAILGLLSSFGQFSRFVGDLIRALTDIRTWGPLTVGQMRRLGVDSLPIALFLSCFTGIVLALQASYTFTGAIPLYFVGALVTKTMILELGPVLTGLALSGRVGANIAAELGTMRVSEQIDALETMAYNPIAYLVVPRVLAGTIMVPLLVIFSNVLGIASGWVTSMNVLDMTTAQFVRGSRLFYDSFDIVYCVIKSTSFGLTITVLGCYQGFNTRGGAEGVGIATTRAVVLASMMILVLDAFWALVLLQ; encoded by the coding sequence ATGAACCTGTCTACCCCCTTCGCCATCATCGGCGGCGCCATCCTGGGCCTGCTGTCGTCGTTCGGCCAGTTCTCCCGCTTCGTGGGGGACCTGATCCGCGCGCTGACGGACATCCGCACCTGGGGCCCGCTCACCGTGGGACAGATGCGAAGGCTGGGGGTGGACTCGCTCCCCATCGCGCTCTTCCTCTCCTGCTTCACCGGCATCGTGCTGGCGCTGCAGGCGTCGTACACCTTTACCGGCGCCATCCCGCTGTACTTCGTGGGCGCGCTGGTGACCAAGACGATGATCCTGGAGCTGGGGCCCGTGCTCACGGGGCTCGCCCTTTCGGGCCGCGTGGGCGCCAACATCGCCGCCGAGCTGGGGACGATGCGCGTGTCCGAGCAGATCGACGCGCTGGAGACGATGGCGTACAACCCCATCGCCTACCTGGTGGTGCCGCGCGTGCTGGCGGGTACCATCATGGTGCCCCTGCTGGTGATCTTCTCCAACGTGCTGGGGATCGCGTCGGGGTGGGTGACTTCCATGAACGTGCTGGACATGACCACCGCCCAGTTCGTGCGGGGCTCGCGCCTCTTCTACGACTCGTTCGACATCGTCTACTGCGTCATCAAGTCCACCTCGTTCGGGCTCACCATCACGGTGCTCGGCTGCTACCAGGGGTTCAACACCCGCGGCGGCGCCGAGGGCGTGGGGATCGCCACCACGCGCGCCGTGGTGCTGGCGAGCATGATGATCCTGGTGCTGGACGCCTTCTGGGCGCTGGTGCTCCTCCAGTGA
- a CDS encoding ATP-binding cassette domain-containing protein, whose protein sequence is MSIQLRGLHKGFGAKKILRGLDLEVSEGETMSLVGFSGAGKSLTLKHIVGLMKPDAGTVHVDGLEVPTLPREKLFKLRLDMGYVFQFAALFDSMTIGENIAMGLRKKGGMTQAQIRDRVEESLALVDLAGFSSRFPQEMSGGQQKRAGLARAIAYRPKYLLYDEPTSGLDPVTTTVIDRLVLRMKKELGVTSLVITHDMKSAYAISDRIGMLYEGRLVEVGTPKEFQETRNPIVRAFVEGEPGLKHDAEDPLPMGGEGAAGKGRKR, encoded by the coding sequence GTGAGCATCCAGCTGCGCGGGCTCCACAAGGGGTTCGGGGCGAAGAAGATCCTCCGCGGCCTGGACCTGGAGGTGAGCGAGGGGGAGACGATGTCGCTGGTGGGCTTCTCCGGCGCCGGCAAGTCGCTCACGCTCAAGCACATCGTGGGGCTGATGAAGCCGGACGCGGGCACGGTGCACGTGGACGGGCTGGAGGTGCCCACCCTGCCGCGCGAGAAGCTCTTCAAGCTGCGGCTGGACATGGGGTACGTATTCCAGTTCGCCGCCCTCTTCGACTCCATGACCATCGGCGAGAACATCGCCATGGGGCTGCGCAAGAAGGGGGGGATGACGCAGGCGCAGATCCGCGACCGGGTGGAGGAGTCGCTGGCGCTGGTGGACCTGGCGGGGTTCTCGTCGCGCTTTCCGCAGGAGATGTCCGGCGGGCAGCAGAAGCGGGCGGGGCTGGCGCGGGCGATCGCGTACCGCCCCAAGTACCTGCTCTACGACGAGCCCACCAGCGGACTGGACCCCGTCACCACCACCGTGATCGACCGGCTGGTGCTGCGGATGAAGAAGGAGCTGGGGGTCACCTCGCTGGTGATCACGCACGACATGAAGAGCGCGTACGCCATCAGCGACCGCATCGGGATGCTGTACGAGGGACGGCTGGTGGAGGTGGGGACCCCGAAGGAGTTCCAGGAGACGCGCAACCCCATCGTGCGCGCCTTCGTGGAGGGCGAGCCCGGGCTGAAGCACGACGCGGAAGACCCCCTGCCGATGGGCGGGGAGGGTGCCGCCGGCAAAGGGAGGAAGCGATGA
- a CDS encoding MlaD family protein, translating into MKWKNEALVGLVVIAGILTALAGAVWLSGKSWSGDERTITATFRGVGALEVGNPVKLRGVNVGRVTEIRLSERGDGVFVNMTVRPDITMPSDAGVLLASESLFGDWMAQIVSRGQYPDLDFVATQRGRVLPGASLPDISELTAVAARISSDIETLSARIQLAFTEETALTIRQTLENVGEVSDQLEGFIGQQTRTYDAVSKNVLESTANVRNATATAALAATDVRTTINRGDVQAILANARQASANLEALSSRLSASTGGIPGVITQVDSTVAAFGATAKALNATITGLQPSMAEVGPMMVEARRAMTTLNTTISAIQQGNGTLGRLATDPALYEETQRAIETMRRLMADIQQNPAKYIGQVQVF; encoded by the coding sequence ATGAAGTGGAAGAACGAGGCGCTGGTGGGCCTGGTGGTGATCGCCGGGATCCTGACCGCGCTGGCGGGGGCCGTGTGGCTGAGCGGCAAGTCGTGGAGCGGCGACGAGCGCACCATCACGGCGACCTTTCGCGGCGTGGGCGCGCTGGAGGTGGGGAACCCCGTGAAGCTGCGCGGCGTGAACGTGGGCCGCGTGACGGAGATCCGCCTTTCCGAGCGCGGCGACGGCGTGTTCGTGAACATGACGGTGCGTCCCGACATCACCATGCCGAGCGACGCGGGCGTCCTGCTGGCGAGCGAGTCGCTCTTTGGCGACTGGATGGCGCAGATCGTTTCGAGGGGCCAGTACCCGGACCTGGACTTCGTGGCCACGCAGCGGGGCCGCGTGCTCCCCGGCGCATCGCTCCCCGACATCTCCGAGCTGACGGCGGTGGCGGCGCGCATCTCCAGCGACATCGAGACGCTCTCCGCCCGCATCCAGCTCGCCTTCACCGAAGAGACGGCGCTCACCATCCGGCAGACGCTGGAGAACGTGGGCGAGGTCAGCGACCAGCTCGAGGGCTTCATCGGCCAGCAGACGCGCACCTACGACGCGGTCTCGAAGAACGTGCTGGAGTCCACCGCCAACGTGCGCAACGCCACGGCGACGGCGGCGCTGGCGGCCACGGACGTCCGCACCACCATCAACCGCGGCGACGTGCAGGCGATCCTGGCCAACGCCCGCCAGGCGAGCGCCAACCTGGAGGCGCTGAGCTCGCGCCTCAGCGCATCCACCGGCGGCATTCCGGGAGTCATCACGCAGGTGGACTCCACGGTCGCCGCGTTCGGCGCGACGGCCAAGGCGCTGAACGCGACCATCACCGGCCTGCAGCCCTCGATGGCCGAGGTGGGTCCGATGATGGTGGAGGCGCGCCGCGCGATGACGACGCTGAACACCACCATCAGCGCCATCCAGCAGGGCAACGGCACCCTGGGCCGCCTGGCGACCGACCCGGCGCTCTACGAAGAGACGCAGCGCGCCATCGAGACGATGCGCCGGCTGATGGCGGACATCCAGCAGAACCCGGCGAAGTACATCGGGCAGGTGCAGGTCTTTTAA
- a CDS encoding aspartate kinase, giving the protein MPLVVQKFGGTSVGSPERIRAVARRVARARARGDDLVVVVSAMGHTTDELTELAAQVTGLERAGSRHPREMDMLLTAGERIAAALLTMAIAEEGAEARSFTGSQAAIITDGQHTAARIREIRGDRVREALAEGRVAIVAGFQGVSTEREITTLGRGGSDTSAVALAAALRADRCEIFTDVDGVYTADPRRVPGARVIREISHAEMLEMASAGAQVMHARAVDIGARFGVDIRVLSSFSDDDTPSGTLITSMPRAMEDLVLTGLASSGSHAKVILRGLPAGMATSTELLGALADAGVSVDMVAESAEAEGTMQVQLTVAADVLGRAREIAGGVIARLGSGTVEARGGLTRITLVGSGMTGRPGVYARAYRTLHAAGVEVHGVSTSSISISLLVAAEHEDGSLRALHDAFALEMAGEAEHVAER; this is encoded by the coding sequence ATGCCCCTGGTCGTCCAGAAGTTCGGTGGCACCTCCGTCGGCTCGCCCGAGCGGATCAGGGCCGTGGCGCGGCGGGTGGCGCGGGCCCGGGCGCGCGGCGACGACCTGGTGGTGGTGGTCTCGGCCATGGGGCACACGACGGACGAGCTCACCGAGCTCGCCGCGCAGGTGACGGGGCTGGAGCGCGCCGGGAGCCGGCATCCGCGGGAGATGGACATGCTGCTGACGGCGGGGGAGCGGATCGCGGCCGCGCTGCTCACCATGGCCATCGCGGAGGAGGGGGCGGAGGCGCGCTCCTTTACCGGGAGCCAGGCGGCGATCATCACCGATGGGCAGCACACCGCCGCCCGCATCCGCGAGATCCGCGGCGACCGGGTGCGCGAGGCGCTCGCGGAGGGGAGGGTCGCGATCGTGGCGGGGTTCCAGGGGGTGAGCACGGAGCGCGAGATCACCACGCTCGGTCGCGGCGGGTCGGACACCAGCGCCGTGGCCCTTGCGGCGGCGCTCAGGGCGGACCGGTGCGAGATCTTTACCGACGTGGACGGGGTCTACACGGCCGACCCGCGGCGGGTGCCCGGCGCGCGCGTGATCCGCGAGATCTCGCACGCGGAGATGCTGGAGATGGCATCCGCCGGCGCCCAGGTGATGCATGCGCGCGCCGTGGACATCGGGGCGCGCTTCGGCGTGGACATCCGCGTCCTCTCCTCCTTTTCCGACGACGACACGCCTTCTGGCACGCTGATCACATCGATGCCCCGCGCGATGGAAGACCTCGTTCTCACCGGCCTCGCCTCCTCCGGCTCGCACGCCAAGGTGATCCTGCGCGGCCTCCCCGCCGGGATGGCGACCTCCACCGAGCTGCTGGGCGCGCTCGCCGACGCCGGCGTCAGCGTGGACATGGTGGCCGAGTCGGCGGAGGCGGAGGGGACGATGCAGGTGCAGCTCACCGTCGCCGCCGACGTGCTCGGCCGCGCCCGCGAGATCGCCGGCGGGGTGATCGCGAGGCTGGGGAGCGGCACCGTGGAGGCGCGCGGCGGGCTCACCCGCATCACCCTCGTGGGGAGCGGGATGACGGGGCGGCCGGGCGTGTACGCCCGCGCCTACCGCACCCTGCACGCGGCCGGCGTGGAGGTGCACGGCGTGTCCACCTCGTCCATCTCCATCTCCCTGCTGGTCGCCGCGGAGCACGAGGACGGCTCGCTGCGCGCCCTCCACGACGCCTTCGCGCTGGAGATGGCGGGCGAGGCAGAGCACGTGGCGGAGCGATGA
- a CDS encoding aspartate-semialdehyde dehydrogenase → MNVAILGATGAVGRTMLGVLAERGIPVERLTLLASERSAGQRIEWGGREWKVEVPRPGSFRGVDFALFSAGADRSREWGPRAADEGAVVVDNSSAWRMDPDVPLVVPEVNMAAARDRPRGIVANPNCSTIQMVVALQALHRAGGLRRVVATTYQSVSGAGETGRDTLRRENAGEGLTLPRVAQPVEGSPFMRRISGNVIPQIGDFDGEGWSGEERKMMDETRKIMGLPDLAVAATCVRVPVEVGHSVQMMVETERELTAEGARRALALFPGVLLQGGAESYPTPWEAAGRDAVFVGRIRKDPVIPNTLHLWVVADNLRKGAATNAVQIVQGLRGG, encoded by the coding sequence ATGAACGTCGCCATTCTGGGCGCCACCGGCGCGGTGGGGCGCACCATGCTCGGCGTGCTGGCCGAGCGCGGCATCCCCGTGGAGCGGCTGACGCTGCTGGCCTCGGAGCGATCCGCCGGGCAACGTATCGAGTGGGGCGGCCGCGAGTGGAAGGTGGAGGTGCCGCGCCCCGGATCGTTCCGCGGGGTGGACTTCGCCCTCTTCTCCGCCGGCGCGGACCGCTCGCGCGAGTGGGGGCCGCGCGCCGCCGACGAGGGCGCCGTGGTCGTCGACAACTCCTCCGCCTGGCGGATGGACCCCGACGTCCCGCTCGTGGTGCCCGAGGTGAACATGGCGGCGGCGCGGGACCGGCCGCGCGGCATCGTCGCCAACCCCAACTGCTCGACGATCCAGATGGTTGTCGCGCTGCAGGCGCTGCACCGGGCGGGGGGGCTGCGGCGCGTGGTGGCCACCACCTACCAGTCGGTGAGCGGGGCGGGGGAGACGGGGCGTGACACCCTGCGCCGCGAGAACGCGGGCGAGGGGCTCACCCTGCCGCGCGTGGCGCAGCCGGTGGAGGGCTCCCCGTTCATGCGCCGCATCTCCGGCAACGTCATCCCCCAGATCGGCGACTTCGACGGCGAGGGGTGGTCGGGGGAGGAGCGCAAGATGATGGACGAGACGCGCAAGATCATGGGCCTGCCCGATCTCGCCGTCGCGGCCACCTGCGTGCGCGTCCCCGTGGAAGTGGGCCACTCCGTGCAGATGATGGTGGAGACGGAGCGCGAGCTCACGGCGGAAGGTGCGCGGCGGGCGCTGGCGCTCTTTCCCGGAGTCCTGCTGCAGGGCGGCGCCGAGTCGTACCCCACGCCGTGGGAGGCCGCGGGGCGCGACGCCGTGTTCGTGGGGCGCATCCGCAAGGACCCGGTGATCCCCAACACGCTGCACCTGTGGGTGGTCGCGGACAACCTGCGGAAGGGGGCCGCCACGAACGCCGTGCAGATCGTGCAGGGGCTGCGCGGTGGGTAA
- a CDS encoding NUDIX hydrolase has product MGKRRRGRGDCAAGPVRPVVETSAGGVIYRWCGADPHVLLIRDRYHHWGFPKGHLEGAETAADAALREVAEETGLTQLRLGPRLHTIDWFFRFRGRLIHKYCHFYLIECPAGDTCPQAEEGITECVWLPLDEAISSISYDNAREVLRLAATQLRGAPPHAPRTGGEAHSE; this is encoded by the coding sequence GTGGGTAAGCGGCGGCGCGGCAGGGGCGACTGCGCCGCCGGCCCCGTGCGTCCGGTGGTGGAGACGAGCGCCGGCGGCGTCATCTACCGCTGGTGCGGCGCCGATCCCCACGTCCTCCTGATCCGCGACCGCTACCACCACTGGGGCTTCCCCAAGGGGCACCTGGAGGGCGCCGAGACCGCCGCCGACGCCGCCCTGCGCGAGGTGGCCGAGGAGACCGGCCTGACGCAGCTTCGCCTGGGGCCGCGGCTGCACACCATCGACTGGTTCTTTCGCTTCCGCGGGCGCCTGATCCACAAGTACTGCCACTTCTACCTCATCGAGTGCCCCGCCGGCGACACCTGCCCGCAGGCCGAGGAGGGGATCACCGAGTGCGTGTGGCTCCCGCTGGACGAGGCGATCTCCTCCATCTCGTACGACAACGCGCGCGAGGTGCTGCGCCTGGCGGCAACGCAATTGCGAGGGGCGCCCCCCCACGCGCCGCGAACCGGCGGCGAAGCGCACTCCGAATAG
- a CDS encoding AI-2E family transporter — MKQPSHPIHTPAPHAHKPFDWQIVHSVIVVVVLGIFLYTVRGILSPFLVFLLLLFVTAPLQGTRIYVLIVSAAGMLTLIWALNATGFLLAPFLLALAFAYLQHPLVSRMERRGISRTWGTLIMAIPTLVILGLLFFVGIPALGGQISDFIRNSPAYLQRATVWVEGMQARLIRSDIPGVDEQALVQKMRAIRPDQMVAYLQQRQSAIAAAAWAGVLGLGRGVGTILNILSYVFLTPILTYYLLRDWPSITARMGELVPLKRRPGVLGFAREYDRLLYGFVRGNLTESAAVGVLTWLLLWVTGFPYALLLGIMAGVFNIIPYVGLVLTLIPALVIALFTPDPGVGLLKAVGVFVFVQLLDGAVLGPKIVGDSVDLHPVWVILALSIFGFFFGFVGLLLAVPLAVLLKLVLTHALVRYRRSRLFLGDESALPMS; from the coding sequence GTGAAGCAGCCATCCCACCCCATCCACACCCCCGCGCCGCACGCGCACAAGCCCTTCGACTGGCAGATCGTCCACTCGGTGATCGTCGTCGTGGTGCTCGGGATCTTTCTGTACACGGTGCGCGGCATACTCAGCCCGTTCCTGGTCTTCCTCCTGCTGCTCTTCGTGACGGCGCCGCTGCAGGGGACGCGCATCTACGTGCTGATCGTGAGCGCGGCGGGGATGCTCACGCTGATCTGGGCGCTGAACGCCACGGGGTTCCTGCTCGCGCCCTTTCTGCTGGCGCTCGCCTTTGCGTACCTGCAGCACCCGCTGGTGTCGCGCATGGAGCGCCGTGGGATCTCGCGCACCTGGGGGACGCTGATCATGGCGATCCCCACGCTGGTGATCCTGGGGCTCCTCTTCTTCGTGGGGATTCCGGCGCTGGGGGGGCAGATCAGCGACTTCATCCGCAACTCGCCCGCCTACCTGCAGCGGGCGACGGTGTGGGTGGAGGGGATGCAGGCACGGCTCATCCGCAGCGACATCCCGGGGGTGGACGAGCAGGCGCTGGTGCAGAAGATGCGCGCCATCCGCCCCGACCAGATGGTGGCGTACCTGCAGCAGCGGCAGTCCGCCATCGCGGCGGCGGCGTGGGCCGGGGTGCTGGGGCTGGGGCGGGGGGTGGGCACCATCCTGAACATCCTCAGCTACGTCTTCCTCACCCCCATCCTCACCTACTACCTGCTGCGCGACTGGCCTTCCATCACGGCGCGCATGGGCGAGCTGGTGCCGCTCAAGAGGCGGCCCGGGGTGCTGGGGTTCGCGCGGGAGTACGACCGGCTCCTCTACGGCTTCGTGCGCGGCAACCTGACGGAGTCGGCGGCGGTGGGGGTGCTCACCTGGCTGCTGCTGTGGGTGACGGGCTTTCCGTACGCGCTGCTGCTGGGGATCATGGCGGGGGTGTTCAACATCATCCCGTACGTGGGGCTGGTGCTCACGCTGATCCCCGCGCTGGTGATCGCGCTCTTCACTCCGGACCCGGGCGTGGGGCTGCTGAAGGCGGTCGGCGTCTTCGTGTTCGTGCAGCTTCTGGACGGCGCGGTGCTGGGCCCCAAGATCGTGGGCGACAGCGTGGACCTGCACCCGGTGTGGGTGATCCTGGCGCTCTCCATCTTCGGCTTCTTCTTCGGCTTCGTGGGGCTTCTGCTCGCGGTCCCGCTCGCGGTGCTGCTGAAGCTGGTGCTCACCCACGCGCTCGTGCGCTACCGCCGCTCGCGCCTTTTCCTGGGCGACGAGAGCGCGCTCCCCATGTCCTGA